From the genome of Daphnia pulicaria isolate SC F1-1A chromosome 5, SC_F0-13Bv2, whole genome shotgun sequence:
TGAAATAGAATAGCATTGATCTCAAGTTCGGTGGGACGTGTTTCTATATCttatctttttgatttttctttttctttatcgactttttctctcctttttttttggtacatGTAATTCAACAACATTGGAAAACGTTTCCCGTCCTGTTCTTTTTGTCCAGTTCGATCCCACCAAATTCAACGTGGCAGTTGTAAATATTGTAGATATTTATACATACTTTGGTCTCGAAGTGGACAGTTTTGATTGTATCTTGGTCTGTGTTCTCTATGAACCTGTGTTTTTCTCGACTTTTCTGAATTGTTTTAGACGGATGTGTCATTCATGTTTGTAAAACCCGTGCGGATGGATCAGGCTTGTTGGTTTTGTAATTACAATACAATATCGCTTAAGAACATGGAATTGATACTGTTCCCCATTATTCACATTTGTTTGATACTTGACGCAGTCTTCATGTTCAAATCTTTCTAAATACAAAATATGTCGGACTGTCGGAATGACTAGGGATCTGAGCCGGGTATTTTGCTAATCTGGTGCtttcttgttttaatttttctttccctaaGGGTTTTGGGTCATCGTTTTCTGACCCACGAGCCATCGGGTAAAAAGCGGGTCAGAAAAATATGCCATCCATCACATCCATCACAATTTGACAGATAAATGGACATTCTATTGCGATCCACCCGTTTAatgtcccatttttttttaccgactATTCGTAATCAGCCCATCCGGACGTTATCAGTCCGGCAATCCTTATCGCTCGCTTGTCGTACTCGTCGATTCCTCGGTGAGTTTGTTCGATCGATTTCTGCGATTTGACAACGCAGTCCAAGATAGCTAAAGCTAACCAGTTGTTGTTATGAAATGGATGCTGTTGAAGCTACCAAGAAATTCGTAGGCTCCTACGTTCAAAGTGCGATTGGAATATTTTCCAGTAGTTCGGTAATATTTGACAACATTTAAAGATCCTACAATTTCTATGACGGAAGATTTCAAGCCCTTTTCTCTGTTTAACTTCTCACAGGCTTCAACCAGTAACCCAGTTGCTAAAATCGAGCAGGAACTTGTTCTTCAGGCGAAATCAAAGGCTGATTTGGCAGTTAACGAAATGCAGAAAATGGCTAGAGTCGGGCATCCTGTTTTGAGACTCGCTGGTCTTTCAGGAGCAGCTGCAGTAATATTGGGGGCATATGGTGCACACGGTATAAAGACTTTCCCTTAGTTTAAGTTGTACaatgtttcaatttcaattattatcCTCTGTTTTTTAtagcttttttgaaaaaggaagATGTCACCAATGAATTCAAGCAGGTCTTTGAAACTGCCAACAAGTATCATTTTCTACATTCAATTGCTTTATTGGGTGTTCCACTTTGCCGCAGACCTCAACTGGTaataatatgtttttttctcttaaaaaaatattagatttatttgttaaaTAATCTTGTTAAGTTTTTCATATTCTTGGAAAAGTAACTGAATTGAGCACACcaattatttatcttttttcgcTTCACAAGACTGGTACCCTCCTGATTTTAGGAACCTTGATTTTTTCTGGCACATGCTACTACTATGCCTTAACTGAAGAACGCTGGAttcgcaagtacacgccataCGGAGGGTTCTTACTTATTTTTGGTTGGCTTTCTATGGCTCTGTAATAATGCATTACATTACAACTTCTATCATTATATAGTGATGtcacacaaaaacaaatttttaaatagatgTGATTGGGTGGTATTACATTTTATAAACTGTTGTAAGACTGTTTTGGTTATGAATTTATAttgccatttattttttcagcatTTCAGGGTTTCAGGATTTATTTgatggatttttctgtcaactAGAGATAATACTATTATCCCTAGTTTATTATCTATCATAATAGcaagtgtaaaaaaaattggaaacagTGACCgcgagtaatttttttaaatttacgttTGCGGAGTTTAACAGGGGTTCCTGAATTCACAAGGTTAAGTGAAAAAATGCACATAATTTGTTTGAAAACACTATTTTACTAGATTCttgtcaaaacatttttctattgACAAGAGGACAGGTAACAAGATTTAGAATGGAACGTGATCGAAACGTGATTTTGAATTGTCTGGATTAAATGCGgatcaattattatttgtggCCTTATCAAAGAGAGTGTCAGTGGTAGACAACCGACTCTTTTAGTTTCCTGTTTAAGAAACTTTAAAtagagatttcatttttttaagatcTGGTATTATAACACGTTTTGAACACGGAGTGAACCATGTCGTGCAATAATCATAGAAATTTACTGGgcttttaaatataatttattattactcttTTTGTTCAAGAGCACTTTGGTtgaaccaaaagaagaaatgtaaaTGTTCTTCTCTGCTCTCATCGGCTTTCACTATCTTAATGCATGTTGATtaattaaccttttttttgttatttttcaccTTCATCATCCAAAAAACTGCGACGCTTACGCTTATTTTACGTAAAGGTACATTACAACTACAACGTGAGCATATTGTTGTA
Proteins encoded in this window:
- the LOC124341370 gene encoding transmembrane protein 256 homolog; translation: MDAVEATKKFVGSYVQSAIGIFSSSSASTSNPVAKIEQELVLQAKSKADLAVNEMQKMARVGHPVLRLAGLSGAAAVILGAYGAHAFLKKEDVTNEFKQVFETANKYHFLHSIALLGVPLCRRPQLTGTLLILGTLIFSGTCYYYALTEERWIRKYTPYGGFLLIFGWLSMAL